The Saxibacter everestensis genome has a window encoding:
- a CDS encoding ABC transporter substrate-binding protein: MRKLNGLAVIAIGALTLSACGGGDPMSGETGDAGSGGSGETIVVGSAAFPENALLAEIYAGALKSAGVDVSTKLNIGSRETYIPGLEDGSIDLIPEYTGNLLQYLDKEATTTDPAEVEKALESAMPEGLTVLEASEASDQDSVTVTKETADKYSLATISDLKPVAKDLVLGGPPEWTKRPTGVPGLEKTYGLKFKEFKPLDVAGPVTVKSLMNGQVQAANLFTTDPAVAKNGFVVLEDDKNLFLPGNVVPFINEEKASDSVTEALNKVSAAMTTDDLLKLVQRVSEKEEPADVAADWLKQEGLS, from the coding sequence ATGCGAAAACTGAACGGTCTGGCTGTTATCGCCATCGGCGCACTGACCCTTTCGGCCTGTGGCGGCGGGGACCCGATGAGCGGAGAAACCGGTGATGCCGGCAGTGGGGGCAGCGGTGAGACGATTGTTGTCGGCTCAGCGGCTTTCCCGGAGAACGCCCTGCTGGCGGAAATCTACGCCGGAGCACTGAAGTCGGCTGGAGTCGATGTCTCGACCAAGCTCAACATCGGCTCTCGCGAGACGTACATCCCCGGCCTTGAAGACGGTTCCATCGACCTGATTCCGGAATACACCGGGAACCTGCTGCAGTACCTGGACAAGGAAGCCACCACAACCGATCCCGCCGAAGTTGAGAAAGCGCTTGAATCGGCGATGCCGGAAGGGCTCACCGTCCTCGAGGCCAGCGAGGCGTCTGACCAGGATTCGGTGACTGTAACCAAGGAAACCGCCGATAAGTACTCTCTGGCCACGATCAGCGACCTGAAGCCGGTGGCAAAGGACTTGGTGCTGGGTGGCCCGCCGGAGTGGACCAAACGACCCACCGGCGTGCCGGGCCTGGAAAAGACCTATGGGCTGAAGTTCAAGGAGTTCAAGCCGCTTGACGTCGCCGGCCCGGTGACGGTGAAGTCACTGATGAACGGCCAGGTGCAGGCCGCCAACCTGTTCACCACCGACCCTGCGGTGGCCAAGAACGGTTTCGTTGTGCTCGAAGACGACAAGAACCTGTTCCTGCCCGGCAATGTCGTGCCGTTCATCAATGAGGAGAAGGCCAGCGATTCGGTGACCGAAGCGCTGAACAAGGTCTCCGCAGCGATGACAACAGACGACCTGCTGAAGCTCGTCCAGCGGGTCTCAGAGAAGGAAGAGCCGGCCGACGTTGCTGCCGACTGGCTCAAGCAGGAGGGTCTCTCCTAG